The genomic DNA GTGATAGACGAATCATTTTTTATTCGATAAAAATGGCGTTTCTTATAATCGGAAATCCAATTCCGTCTTCTTCTTTTTCGTAATCAAATCTCCCTATGATTGTAATTGGAGATCCTTCTCTTGGAAAATCTTTGGGATACTTGCGTGGTTTGAATGTTTCAAAAGCTAATCCTTGTGAACAACAGGCAAGAGCGTCTTTGATGACACAACCGAAAAAGCGTCTGTCTACAGCTTCGTCGTAGTAGCTGGAAAAAGAACCTTTCATCTTGATTCGCTTTCCGATGAATTTTTTGGGCTCGGTCACCATTTGATAAACCATGGAATAGACCATAGTAGCGCTCATTCGGGAAAGATCGATGTCAACGCGGTTTGCAGAAGTGCTGTCTGTTGTGACGTTTGCGTTGATTTGTGAAAGTAAGCAAAGAATTGCAATGATTGTAATTCTAGAAAATGTTTTATACAAGTTAAATTCTCCTGCTACGAATAAAATTTGTGATATAACAAATCAAAAATGCAACGATATCCATAGCAACGATTGTAGAACCGACGGGTGTTCCGGCCAAAATGGCAACGAGAATTCCAGCGAGGGAGCAAACTACCGAAATGACGGCTGCTGCAACGGTCACTGTGAAAAAACTCTTGAAAACGCGCATGGCAGAAAGTGCCGGAAATACGACCAATGCAGAGACCAAAAGTGCGCCGACAAGATTCATGGCGAGTACGATGATGACGGCGATGATAATGGCAATGAGCAAGTTGAATAAATTGACATTCACGCCTGTAGCGCGTGCAAAATTTTCGTCAAAGGTGATAGCAAAAATTTTATGGTAAAAAAGCACAAATGCTACAAGGACAACTATTGAAAGGCCTACGCAAAGATAAACGTCTGTCGGCTTGAGCGTAAGTATGGACATCGAGCCGAAAAGCGTTGTGCAGACATCGCCTGCGACATTTGCTGAAGCCGAAAAAATGTTCATTAGCAAGTAGCCGATGGCGAGAGCCCCTGCCGAAACCATTGCAATGGCGGCGTCCCCTTTGATTCGGGCGTCTTTTCCACCGCAAAGGAGCAGTACCGCAACCGCGATGGTTACAGGCAAAATGACGAACATATTGTTTGTGACTTTGAGAATGGACGCAATTGCTAGCGCTCCGAATGCCACATGCGAAAGACCATCGCCAATGTAAGAATAGCGCTTGAGAACAAGCGTTACTCCCAAGAGCGATGAACATAGCGATATAAGCGTACCGACGATAATTGCGTAACGTACGAATGGAAAATCAAGATAGAAGAGAAGTTGG from Fibrobacter succinogenes includes the following:
- a CDS encoding metal ABC transporter permease; translated protein: MLDQLLFYLDFPFVRYAIIVGTLISLCSSLLGVTLVLKRYSYIGDGLSHVAFGALAIASILKVTNNMFVILPVTIAVAVLLLCGGKDARIKGDAAIAMVSAGALAIGYLLMNIFSASANVAGDVCTTLFGSMSILTLKPTDVYLCVGLSIVVLVAFVLFYHKIFAITFDENFARATGVNVNLFNLLIAIIIAVIIVLAMNLVGALLVSALVVFPALSAMRVFKSFFTVTVAAAVISVVCSLAGILVAILAGTPVGSTIVAMDIVAFLICYITNFIRSRRI